The stretch of DNA ATTTGAGCCGAGGGAGAAGGAAGGACGTCTCTACGGGCGTGGCGCCCTGGACATGAAGGGCGGATTAGCCGCGATGATCGGCGCAGCGCGCGCACTGGCGCAGAAAGGAGGGATGCTGCGGGGCCGCGTGATCCTGGCCGCCGTCATTGACGAAGAGTACGCGAGCTTGGGCGCCGAAGCGCTGGTGAAAGCATGGAGGGCAGATGCCGCCGTGATCCTAGAGCCGACGGATCTGCAGATTGGCATCGCCCACAAAGGATTCGCGTGGATCGAAGTCGTGACTACGGGCATCGCGGCGCATGGGAGCCGCCCGCACGAAGGTCGAGATGCCATCCTTCGAATGGGGCGCGTGCTGCAGCGGTTGGAATCGCTCGATCGCCGACTGCAAGCTCAGCCGCCGCATCCGCTGTTGGGAACGGCTTCCCTTCATGCGTCGTTGATTCGCGGCGGACGCGAGCTGAGCACGTATCCCGATGAATGCGTCCTTCAAATGGAGCGGCGGACGCTCGCTGGAGAGCCTCCGGGCGCCGCATTGCGCGAAGTCGAGGAGCTACTGGATGAGGCGCGACGCGAAGATGCGGAATTCGTCGCTCATGCGCGACTGCTCTTCGAGCGACCGCCGTATGCGATCTCTCCGGATCACGAATTGCTGCGTCAGCTCGGAACGGCGCTGACGCGAATTGGCCGCTCACCGAGCTATGTGGGATTGAGTTTTTGGACGGATGCAGCGATCCTCGGTCGCGCGGGCATTCCCAC from Blastocatellia bacterium encodes:
- a CDS encoding ArgE/DapE family deacylase, which codes for MREWTIQLLRDLVAINSVNPSLVSDGAGEREIAEQVAMTLRRLGLDVEVAAVAPHRPNVVAVLEGRAPGRSLMWCGHLDTVGVMGMDAPFEPREKEGRLYGRGALDMKGGLAAMIGAARALAQKGGMLRGRVILAAVIDEEYASLGAEALVKAWRADAAVILEPTDLQIGIAHKGFAWIEVVTTGIAAHGSRPHEGRDAILRMGRVLQRLESLDRRLQAQPPHPLLGTASLHASLIRGGRELSTYPDECVLQMERRTLAGEPPGAALREVEELLDEARREDAEFVAHARLLFERPPYAISPDHELLRQLGTALTRIGRSPSYVGLSFWTDAAILGRAGIPTVVFGPGGAGLHGLEEYVNVDDVLTCVRVLTELADLFNA